In a single window of the Candidatus Eisenbacteria bacterium genome:
- a CDS encoding class I SAM-dependent methyltransferase: MCSEMNRIDDTGGARNRNATSPPETDGAVETVRRFWDEFLYDDVRVAVRPAGTVEHFAELEEFRVGRLDYLPRHVDFGAWRGKRVLEIGCRIGLDLIRFARGGARATGIELAPSRLEEAKRYFDMHGLAGDFRVMNGEAMSFPDGSFDLVYAHGVLPYTPDPARMIGEIHRVLAPGGEMFLMAYNRYSWLTLLSKLSGKNLRHEEAPVFRSYSPRELRKMLAGFSRVEIVPERFPAETGLHRGAAARFVYSLLLGLFRITPERIVRPFGAHLVVKAVR; this comes from the coding sequence TTGTGTAGTGAAATGAATCGAATCGACGATACCGGCGGGGCGCGAAATCGCAACGCCACCTCCCCCCCCGAAACGGACGGGGCGGTCGAGACGGTACGCCGTTTCTGGGACGAATTCCTCTACGACGACGTGCGCGTCGCCGTCCGGCCCGCGGGCACGGTGGAGCATTTCGCCGAGTTGGAGGAGTTCCGCGTGGGAAGGCTCGATTATCTCCCCCGCCACGTCGATTTCGGCGCCTGGCGGGGGAAGCGCGTTCTCGAGATCGGTTGTCGGATCGGCCTCGACCTGATTCGCTTCGCCCGCGGAGGCGCCCGCGCAACCGGAATCGAGCTGGCCCCGTCGCGCCTGGAAGAGGCAAAGCGCTATTTCGACATGCACGGGCTCGCCGGCGATTTCCGGGTCATGAACGGCGAAGCGATGTCCTTCCCGGACGGGAGCTTCGATTTGGTTTACGCCCACGGCGTCCTCCCCTACACCCCCGACCCGGCCCGCATGATCGGCGAGATCCACCGGGTTCTCGCGCCGGGAGGAGAGATGTTCCTCATGGCCTACAACCGATACTCCTGGCTCACCCTCCTTTCCAAACTGTCCGGGAAGAACCTCCGGCACGAAGAGGCGCCCGTCTTCCGCTCTTACTCTCCCCGGGAGCTCCGCAAGATGCTCGCCGGCTTCTCCCGCGTCGAGATCGTACCGGAGCGTTTCCCCGCCGAGACGGGGCTCCACCGCGGCGCGGCGGCGCGGTTCGTCTATTCTCTCCTCCTCGGCCTCTTCCGGATCACGCCGGAGAGGATCGTTCGCCCCTTCGGCGCTCATCTCGTGGTCAAGGCGGTTCGCTGA